Part of the Synechococcus sp. HK01-R genome is shown below.
GCGCCTGGAGCAGCAGGAGCCCATTGAAATGCATCCAACCCAGCAGGCTCACCGCGATCAGATCGCTACGTAAGGGGCAGCCACCAGGACGTAAAACAATCCTGGCCAAAGAGCTGCCAGCCTCCGGTTCGCCAGGGTGATCAGCAGATTGGCGTTGATGCATCAATGCTGCCAACGGCAGCATTGTCTGTCACTTAATCGCCAAGAATGGTCTGCATCAGCATCGACAGCGCTAAGGGGTGCGCCATCAGCTGTTGATGGGTGAACACCGGCACCGCATGGCTAGCCCCCACGGGTAACACCGCCTGCCAACCTGGAAACACCATGGCATCCCAGCGGCAGTAAAAGCTGGTGCAGGAGAGAGAGGCGAGGGCGGAGCTGTCGGCGTTGAGCTGACGCAACAGAGCACTGCCGCGCTTCATGTCAGCCAGACCAGCGAACAGCCAGCGAGGAATCCACTGGGCCGTCAGTGTTCCCCGTTGGGGACTACCGACACTGATGAAACGCCGGCTTCGGCTGGCGCCACCCAGCTCCTGCAACCAGATGCGGCTGATGATCCCCCCCATGGAGAAACCAAGGATGTCGATGGGCTGCTCGGATCCCCAATGGGCCTGAATGTGCTGATCCAGATGGGAGGCCAGGGTGCGCAGAGGCACCGCCCCCAACCGATGGGGGAGGTGGGGGACCAGCAGTGGAACATGCGCACGATCCAGCTGCCCCACCAACCGATGAAAAAGATGAGGGGTATCCCAAAGCCCGTGCACCAGAACCAGTGGTCTGCGCTCCATCAGCTACCGACGCGCTCCGCGAACTCCGGCCAGCGCCGGTGACGTTCCACGGCAACGGTACCGGCAAATCCCGGAATCGGTGCCTTGCACTTGCGCAAGATCACGCGCATGGGCAGCAGGCCATAGAGCGCTTCCAGCTGCTCGAACACCTGCTCGCTGAAATGCTCAATCGTCTGACAGCGGAGACGGGTGGCCAGCTCCTGCACAGCCTTCACCGCCAGGCTGTAATCGGCGGTGGCCGCAAGATT
Proteins encoded:
- the folB gene encoding dihydroneopterin aldolase, with product MNDAIHIQDLRVWAHVGVLEQERLHGQWFSLDLTLLVDLHRAASSDNLAATADYSLAVKAVQELATRLRCQTIEHFSEQVFEQLEALYGLLPMRVILRKCKAPIPGFAGTVAVERHRRWPEFAERVGS
- a CDS encoding triacylglycerol lipase — encoded protein: MERRPLVLVHGLWDTPHLFHRLVGQLDRAHVPLLVPHLPHRLGAVPLRTLASHLDQHIQAHWGSEQPIDILGFSMGGIISRIWLQELGGASRSRRFISVGSPQRGTLTAQWIPRWLFAGLADMKRGSALLRQLNADSSALASLSCTSFYCRWDAMVFPGWQAVLPVGASHAVPVFTHQQLMAHPLALSMLMQTILGD